Genomic segment of Marinitoga hydrogenitolerans DSM 16785:
TCCTGCAACTTCATCTATAACAGCAACAGATTATGTTGTTATAGTAACCGAACCAACAACCTCAGGATTACATGATTTAAAAAGAATTATAGAAACAGTAAGACATTTTAGAAGAGATTTTGGTGTTGTAATTAATAAATATGATTTAAATTCTGTTGTAAGTAAAGAAATAATAAATTACTGTATAAGCGATGGAATTGAAGTACTCGGTGAAATCCCATTTGACGAAACAGTTGAAAAATCAAACTTAGAAATAAATCCTGTTGTTAATTATGAAAATAGTCCAGCTGCAAAGGCAATTAAAGATATATTCAATAAAGTAATGCAAAAATTAAAATAAATTATGGAGGTGTTATTATGAAATTGGCAATACCATCACAAGGAAAAACATTAGATTCATTAAGCAACGATAGGTTTGCAAGAGCCGAACTTTTTGTAATTTATGATTTAGAAAAAAACGAAATTGTGGAAATAGTAGAAAACACAGCAAATGAAGCACACGGCATGGGGCCAAAAGTATCACAAATGTTAGCAGAAAAAGGTGTTAATATATTAATATTGGAAAGTGTGGGGAAAAATGCCTTCGAAGTTTTAAAGGCTGCAGGAATAGAAGTATATTTAACAAAAAAAGATACATTAGCTAACATAATTGAAAATTACAAGAATGGAAAATTAGAAAAAGTGGAAAGTGCAACACATTAAGGAGTTGAGATAATGAAAATAGCATTTGGCACAAAAGATGGAATACATATAAATGATGAACACTTTGGACATTCTGAAATATATGTTGTATATGATTATGACGGAAACGAATTTAAAAAAATAGAAGAAATTAAAAACCCTTATGCAGAAACTCATTTACATGCAAAGGCAGAAGAAATAAAAGAATTTTTAGGTCATTGCAAAGTCTGGGTAGGTAATTCAATGGGAAAATGCTCCATGATAAAGCTCGACAAATGGGGATACAAACCATTAATAGTTGAATCAAAAACAGTTGAAGACGCATTAGAAGAAGTTAGATATATGTTAGCTGGAGAAGTAGAATAATCTCCTGGAGGTGATAACATGCCATGGATAAAAGAAAATGAATGTATAAAATGTAAAATATGTTTAAATGTATGTCCTGTTGAAGGAGCAATAACTTTAAAAGATGATGGTTATCCATATATAAATAATGATATTTGTACAAGATGCGGATTATGTATGGAAAAATGTCCTAAAAATGCTATAAGACCAAACTCTGAAAACCCAGCAATGCGTGGTATGGGTAGAGGATTAGGAAGAAATAGGGGATTTTAAAAACGAAAAGGGGTGATTTTTCTTGAAATTTGGAAATTTTGAAACGAAAAATCATATATTTATGGCTCCAGTAAAAACAGCGCTAGCTACACCAAAAACAGGATTTATTACAGACGAACAAATAGCATACTACGAAAGAAAAGCAAAAGGTGGAGTTGGCACAATTATCTTAGAACCAATAGCGGTTTTACCTTCAGGTAAAGAACACCCGAAACAAACTATGTTAAATACAGACGAACACATAACAGGGTTGAAAAAATTAACTAACGTACTTCATAAACACGAAACAAAATTAATTGTACATCTTAATCACGCTGGAAAGCTGCAAACCCAAAAGCATCAGGTGAAGTTTTATCACCATCATCAATCAAATGCCCTTCTACAGGTCAAATTCCAAAAGAATTATCAGAATATGAAATAAAAAATATAATCGATGCATTTAAAGAAAATGCATTAAGAGCTCAAAAAGCAGGTGTTGATGGCATCGAGATTCAATTTGGACACGGGTATATAGTTCATCAATTTTATTCTGAAAGACTGAATAAAAGGAATGATGAATATGGAAAAAATAGATTCAAATTTGCCAGAGAACTCTTATCTTCTATAACATCAGAACTCAAAATCCCTTTGTTTATCAGAATTTCCGGAAGTGAGTTTGTGGAAAATGGAATAACAAATGAGGATTTAAAAACAATATTTGCTCTAGCAGAAGAATTTAATGTTTCTGCAATTCATGTTGGATGGGGAAATGCATGTGATTCAGCTCCATGGTATTATAATCATATGTCATTGCCAACAGATATAATGGATAAGAAGTT
This window contains:
- a CDS encoding NifB/NifX family molybdenum-iron cluster-binding protein, translated to MKLAIPSQGKTLDSLSNDRFARAELFVIYDLEKNEIVEIVENTANEAHGMGPKVSQMLAEKGVNILILESVGKNAFEVLKAAGIEVYLTKKDTLANIIENYKNGKLEKVESATH
- a CDS encoding NifB/NifX family molybdenum-iron cluster-binding protein; its protein translation is MKIAFGTKDGIHINDEHFGHSEIYVVYDYDGNEFKKIEEIKNPYAETHLHAKAEEIKEFLGHCKVWVGNSMGKCSMIKLDKWGYKPLIVESKTVEDALEEVRYMLAGEVE
- a CDS encoding oxidoreductase produces the protein MKFGNFETKNHIFMAPVKTALATPKTGFITDEQIAYYERKAKGGVGTIILEPIAVLPSGKEHPKQTMLNTDEHITGLKKLTNVLHKHETKLIVHLNHAGKLQTQKHQVKFYHHHQSNALLQVKFQKNYQNMK
- a CDS encoding 4Fe-4S binding protein, whose amino-acid sequence is MPWIKENECIKCKICLNVCPVEGAITLKDDGYPYINNDICTRCGLCMEKCPKNAIRPNSENPAMRGMGRGLGRNRGF